The Rhodocytophaga rosea genome has a segment encoding these proteins:
- a CDS encoding acyl-CoA desaturase produces MIILVFFFAHWYLSLFCQTFFLHRYSAHKMFTMNPFWEKFFFFLTYATQGSSYLSPRAYAILHRMHHAYSDTDKDPHSPHHTENLFTMMWETKDIYNGFAKGTVDPDPQFDRDYPVWERMEKIGDSYISRIAWGTFYVLVYVLCYLYADMHWAFFFLLPVHFLMGPVHGAIVNWSGHKYGYANFDNHDKSKNSLVFDVLMLGELFQNNHHKLPNRVNFGAKWFEFDPVYPVIKFLHMVRIIKLKPVKVKA; encoded by the coding sequence GTGATTATTTTAGTTTTCTTCTTTGCCCACTGGTATTTATCTCTGTTCTGCCAGACTTTCTTTCTGCACCGCTATTCGGCACACAAGATGTTTACGATGAATCCTTTCTGGGAAAAGTTTTTCTTTTTTCTCACCTATGCTACACAAGGATCTTCTTATCTAAGTCCAAGGGCATATGCCATTCTGCACCGCATGCACCATGCCTACAGCGATACAGATAAAGACCCTCATTCTCCTCATCACACAGAAAATCTGTTTACGATGATGTGGGAGACAAAAGATATTTATAACGGGTTTGCCAAAGGCACTGTTGATCCGGACCCACAGTTCGACAGGGATTATCCGGTATGGGAAAGAATGGAAAAAATAGGTGATTCCTATATTTCAAGAATTGCCTGGGGTACTTTTTATGTATTGGTGTATGTACTTTGTTACCTGTATGCTGATATGCACTGGGCTTTCTTCTTTCTGCTTCCGGTTCACTTCCTGATGGGACCAGTACACGGAGCGATTGTAAACTGGAGCGGACATAAATATGGCTATGCCAACTTTGATAACCACGATAAATCTAAAAACTCTCTGGTATTTGATGTGCTGATGCTGGGCGAACTGTTCCAGAATAACCATCACAAATTGCCGAACCGGGTGAACTTCGGTGCCAAATGGTTTGAGTTTGATCCGGTATATCCTGTCATTAAATTTTTACATATGGTTCGTATTATTAAGCTGAAACCAGTGAAGGTAAAAGCATAA